From a single Salvelinus namaycush isolate Seneca chromosome 14, SaNama_1.0, whole genome shotgun sequence genomic region:
- the LOC120059060 gene encoding keratin, type I cytoskeletal 18, with translation MSVRRSSARGPGSGSSYSITHSSTAPTYRAASTYGGAGGQGTRISSVSYSGVRSGMGGMGVGMGGSGGSMSSSIQVSASGDTAHIMGNEKFAMQNLNDRLASYLEMVRNLEQANGKLELKIREAMEKRGPDVNDYSRYNAILDDLRKKVFDATTDNARMCLQIDNARLAADDFRVKFESELSIRQSVEADIVGLRKVIDDTNMGRMNLESEIEALKEELIFLKKNHDNEVMEMRNMISQSGVQVDVDAPKGQDLAAIMAEVRAKYEKEALKNQEELKAWHETRITEVQSVVSQNTEALQGAHTEINDLRRQLQTLEIELDSQKSLKGSLEGTLRDTEMRYNMEMESLNNILVGLESELTNLRSNIQKQTQEYEHLLNIKMKLEAEIATYRRLLDGGDFKLQDALEDQRTVKTKVMTVTQTLVDGKVVSSSTETKERDL, from the exons ATGAGTGTTAGACGAAGCAGCGCCAGGGGACCTGGCAGTGGGTCCAGCTACTCCATCACTCACAGCTCTACTGCTCCCACCTACCGGGCCGCCAGCACCTATGGTGGTGCTGGGGGTCAGGGGACTCGAATCTCCTCTGTGTCCTACTCGGGTGTGCGAAGCGGGATGGGAGGGATGGGGGTTGGGATGGGAGGCTCCGGGGGCTCCATGTCCAGCAGCATCCAGGTGAGCGCCAGCGGAGACACCGCTCACATCATGGGCAATGAGAAGTTTGCCATGCAGAACCTCAACGACCGGCTGGCCTCCTACCTAGAGATGGTGAGGAACCTGGAGCAGGCCAACGGCAAACTGGAGCTGAAGATCAGGGAGGCCATGGAGAAGAGAGGCCCAGATGTCAACGACTACAGCCGCTACAACGCCATCTTGGATGACCTGAGGAAGAAG GTGTTTGATGCCACAACAGACAACGCCCGTATGTGTCTTCAGATCGACAATGCCCGCTTAGCTGCTGATGACTTCAGGGTGAA gttTGAGTCTGAGCTGTCCATTCGCCAGTCTGTGGAGGCTGACATCGTTGGCCTGAGGAAGGTCATAGATGACACCAACATGGGCCGCATGAACCTGGAGAGTGAGATCGAAGCTCTGAAGGAGGAGCTTATCTTCCTGAAGAAGAACCACGACAAT GAAGTGATGGAGATGCGTAACATGAtctcccagtctggagtgcaggTGGATGTGGATGCTCCTAAGGGCCAGGACCTGGCCGCCATCATGGCTGAGGTCCGGGCCAAGTACGAGAAAGAGGCCCTGAAGAACCAAGAGGAGCTCAAAGCATGGCATGAAACACGG ATCACAGAGGTGCAGTCCGTGGTGTCACAGAACACAGAGGCCCTCCAAGGCGCACACACAGAGATCAACGACCTCCGTAGGCAGCTACAGACACTGGAGATCGAGCTAGACTCACAAAAGAGCTTG AAAGGATCTCTGGAGGGGACGCTGCGAGACACGGAGATGCGCTACAACATGGAGATGGAATCCTTGAACAACATCCTCGTGGGTCTGGAGTCTGAGCTGACTAACCTCCGCTCCAACATTCAGAAGCAGACGCAGGAGTACGAGCACCTGCTCAACATCAAGATGAAGCTGGAGGCGGAGATCGCCACATACAGGAGACTGCTGGACGGAGGAGACTTCAA gctccaGGATGCTCTGGAGGATCAGCGGACAGTGAAGACCAAGGTGATGACCGTCACACAGACTCTGGTGGACGGGAAGGTTGTCTCCTCCAGCACAGAGACAAAGGAGAGGGACCTGTGA
- the LOC120058798 gene encoding keratin, type I cytoskeletal 18-like — translation MESVHISKNPRFTGHRAESGSGGLYAKPWSSQSAHGGAGGHGTRISSVHTSNRLGDIRGGAEHQVYTGVTADVGFTMGNEKLNMQHLNDRLATYLESVKNLEQANGKLELQIREVLEKKGPAGADYSRYEATLEDLRKKILEMTVGNAQIAIRVEGAGLAADDFKVKHEIEIGMRQTVEGDVANLRRTLDDTIVLQLHLENDIEFLTEELINLKKNHAEDVLELRTQISMSGVQVEVDASKGHDLGKIMEEMRAKYEKMALKNQEELKEWHESKITEVQVQVTENTVALKEAHTTFSESRRSIQSLQIDLQSQISLNASLEGNLHDIEMRYNMELQKYNAVLLRLEAELTQIRSDIQHQTQDYQILFNIKMQLEAEIDEYRRLLDGDLKVEVAVEKKPTKSFRTKTLVVTQTLVDGKVVSEGVTEDVKSEGGIEAVQG, via the exons ATGGAGTCTGTACATATCAGTAAGAATCCTAGATTTACTGGGCATCGTGCTGAAAGTGGCAGTGGAGGCCTATACGCAAAGCCATGGAGCTCACAGAGTGCCCATGGCGGTGCAGGGGGACATGGGACCAGAATCTCCTCCGTCCACACCAGCAACAGGCTCGGGGACATCAGAGGAGGGGCAGAGCACCAGGTGTACACAGGTGTTACAGCTGATGTTGGCTTCACTATGGGTAATGAGAAGCTCAACATGCAGCACCTGAATGACCGTCTGGCCACCTATCTGGAGTCAGTAAAGAACCTGGAGCAGGCCAACGGCAAGCTGGAGCTACAGATCAGGGAGGTACTGGAGAAGAAAGGGCCTGCTGGGGCAGACTACAGCCGCTACGAAGCCACGCTGGAGGACCTGAGGAAGAAG ATATTGGAGATGACAGTGGGCAATGCACAGATCGCTATCCGAGTTGAGGGTGCCGGCCTAGCCGCAGACGACTTCAAGGTCAA GCATGAAATTGAGATCGGGATGCGCCAGACTGTCGAGGGTGATGTCGCAAATCTGAGGAGAACACTTGATGACACCATCGTGCTCCAGCTGCATCTGGAGAACGATATCGAGTTTCTGACAGAGGAACTGATCAACCTGAAGAAGAACCATGCAGAG GATGTGCTGGAGCTGCGTACCCAGATTTCCATGTCTGGAGTGCAGGTGGAGGTGGATGCTTCTAAGGGACACGACCTGGGAAAGATCatggaggagatgagggccaAGTACGAGAAGATGGCCTTGAAGAACCAGGAGGAGCTCAAAGAGTGGCATGAATCCAAA atcaCAGAGGTGCAGGTCCAGGTGACTGAGAATACAGTGGCCCTGAAGGAGGCACATACCACATTTAGTGAAAGCAGGAGGAGTATTCAGTCCCTGCAGATTGACCTTCAGTCCCAGATCAGCCTG AATGCGTCTCTGGAGGGGAACCTTCATGACATTGAGATGCGCTACAACATGGAGTTGCAGAAATACAACGCCGTCCTCCTGAGGCTGGAGGCTGAACTGACCCAGATACGCTCCGACATCCAACACCAGACACAGGACTACCAGATCCTGTTCAACATCAAGATGCAGTTGGAGGCTGAGATCGACGAGTACAGGAGGCTGCTGGACGGAGACTTGAA AGTTGAGGTTGCTGTCGAGAAGAAACCTACTAAATCTTTCCGAACAAAGACGTTAGTTGTCACCCAGACACTCGTAGATGGCAAAGTAGTGTCTGAAGGAGTGACTGAGGATGTCAAATCTGAAGGAGGGATTGAAGCTGTCCAAGGATAA